Proteins from a single region of Gemmatimonadota bacterium:
- a CDS encoding nucleoside deaminase produces MKFALEEARVAASEQEVPIGAVVMHNGEVIARDHNRIVQLNDPTAHAEMLVIGQATKKLGVRWLNNCTLYATLEPCAMCAGAMVLARLSRLVFGACDPKTGACGSLRNIVEDTRLNHRLDVRRGVLEDACGQVLRAFFQTLREK; encoded by the coding sequence ATGAAATTTGCGCTCGAAGAAGCCCGCGTGGCAGCGAGCGAGCAGGAAGTGCCTATTGGCGCTGTTGTGATGCACAATGGCGAGGTAATCGCACGAGATCACAATCGCATTGTCCAGCTAAATGACCCCACAGCGCATGCCGAAATGCTCGTTATTGGGCAGGCGACAAAAAAGTTGGGCGTTCGGTGGCTAAATAACTGCACGCTTTACGCAACGCTGGAGCCTTGTGCGATGTGTGCAGGGGCTATGGTGCTTGCCCGATTGTCCCGGCTGGTTTTTGGCGCGTGCGATCCCAAAACCGGGGCTTGCGGATCCCTGAGAAATATTGTGGAAGATACACGTCTGAATCATCGCCTGGATGTGCGCCGAGGCGTTTTAGAAGATGCGTGTGGTCAGGTGTTGCGGGCGTTTTTTCAAACTTTGCGCGAAAAATAA